The Triticum aestivum cultivar Chinese Spring chromosome 6D, IWGSC CS RefSeq v2.1, whole genome shotgun sequence genomic sequence AACTCCAATATCATTATCATCTAGCTTCAAACTAGAAGGtaaggagatttcaagattttgaTTAGCAAAGTTAAGACAATTATGTTTCTCAGCTACCACCATGTTGTCAATAATTTGTTTGCACTCGGAAGATTAACAACACAAGCATGATTATGAAGCCCAGAAATGGAAAGCTCAGGGAATGACTTACTTTTGAAAGTTTGAGGAACTTCCACATTTTTCTTTATCTTATATAGGCTTCAGCTTTGGTTATCATGTTTTCCGTGCCCTTGAGCCTAGTGTCATTTCATCTTAGCAGGTAGACCTATGACATGAAATTCGGCCATGCGTGGCGAATGATTGTAATAACCTTTTGTTTAATTAATCAATATATGGGGTCTCTTTTTAAAAAAAGACATGAAACCTAAATACATATAATTTTAATATATGTTATTTCATCTTATATTCTGGCCCGTAGTAGTAGCTTGCTATTTTGTCAAAAAAATTCAGCTAGTATGGTCAAATGAGGCGTCGCGGCCTGCAAGTGCGAGTGCAAAGATCCCCTTCTCCTGTCGTTGGGTCGTTCCGTGCGGCTGCGCCCGTCTTCTTCCTCCGGCCAAAACCAACGAAataataaaacaccaaaaataccgAGTCAAAAACGCCCCCGCGACAAGGTCCCTCGGGCCACCTCCGCGTCCAGCGTCCtccaaccccccctcccctcccttccCGACCCAATCCGGAGAGCCCGATCCCGCCATGGCGTCGGAGATCGAGGTCCTCGAGGACACGACCGCCGCCGCGGCCGGCGGGGCGGCCGCCgcgggggaggcggaggcggcggaggaggagtcgCTCAAGGACGACGTCTGCACGGGCGCCGCGTACGGGGACCTCGAGAAGCTGCACCGCCTCGTCGAGCTGGAGGGCCGGTCGGTGACGGAGCCCGACGGCCTCGGCTACCACGCGCTCCAGTGGGCCGCCCTCAACAaccgcgtcgccgccgcccagTACATCCTCGAGGTCCGCCATTTCCCCGAGCTCCCCCAATACGTAGCTTCTGATTGCTGCTTGTTATAAACTGTGACGATGGAGGGGTGCTTCTTGCTGCTGCAGTTTAATTGTTTAGCAATCCAATTCGATAGCTGGCCTACTTTGATCAGCCCCCAATTTCGCAGCCGAGGTGTAGTGTAGCTCCTGCTGAATGTTTTGTAATGTCGACACCCTTGTCGCACTTATTGTTGAAAATTTGCAATTGCCACGGCCGATGTGTGCTTTTGGTTCGTGCCTTGTAGTGACAGGAAAGTATAATACTATCCTTTTGTTGTGGGGTTCTTGGGGTTTGGTGATGTATGCACGTGATCATTGGGAAGCTGGTGTAGGTTTTGGGCTTGCCTTTATGCTGTTTTGGCATTTATCTGGTGAATGCCATGGTAGTATGGTTGGCGGGTAGGTCTGAGCAGGGCCAGTCCAAGGCTTCTTATATCTGCTTGATTATTGCTTAGAGGGCCCTCTGAACTAGCCATTTTCCATATCTGTTGGGCATACAAACTTTTCTGAGTTATAATCCCACTGGACCAAACTGGATCATATACCACGTTGGTTGGTTCGTTTCAATTGTATACACACAGCTGTTACGGTTTATTACAACCAACCTCTTTGACATCAGCTTTCTCAACTTAACCTCCTGAATATCTGTGGGGTTAATCATAGATGTAAGTGCCAGCTGCAGGATGGTTACCCATAGCACCTCTTCGCCGATCTTGACCTAATTTATCACAATTTTGCTATGCACTCCTTTACTGTTATACGCCTTTTGTTTGCTATATGGTGTGATGATGGTTATTTGCTTGTTATCTGGACAGCATGGAGCAGATGTAAATGCTATAGACCATACAGGGCAAACAGCGCTTCACTGGAGTGCAGTGCGTGGTCATATTCAAGTTGCAGAACTACTTCTGAAAGAAGGAGCTAAGGTTGATGCTGCTGATTTATATGGATATCAGGTTTGTGTACTAACTTATCTGTTGTACCCATGCCACTTGTCAACTCTAATGTTCCTTGCTATCTAATATGTTTTGGTTAGTTGACCCGTGGTcgattttgtgtgtgtgtgcgcacccGTGTCCGTTTGTTTGAGGAGATTACTACTACCTCTGGCACAAAATAAGTGAACTTTTTATTTCGCGGTACACAGATACAGGTTAAGAAATGATGTAGCACTGCCATCGGCTCTCTGTTAGTTGCCCTAATAACCTCTGTCTCTTACCGTGGTACGGTTTTGGCATGATAGATTTACAAGTATGAGCCATTTTTGTTCCTGATAATAGTTATTATGGCTTTATCTTCTTTGTACCAACCCAATTTTGCTCTTCTAGCATGCAAATTTGACAACTGTGTTACATAGCATTGCCACTAAGCACATTTTGGATGGAGATGACTAGTTTGGTTTACGTTAACTTTGAATTTTCGTCCAAATGCCAACCTGCAATATTTGTACTAACATTATTTATGTAATATATGTACATTAGTTACTTAGTTATTTGTAGCACATACAAGTTTCAACAGAAGAATAAGTCAACGAGCCAGTGTTAGCTTTGTTTATGGAGTATTTTTTTTATGGTTCCTTAATCAATCTACTGTAATGTCACAGACCACACATGTTGCAGCACAGTATGGTCAGACAGCATTTCTTTATCACATTATTTCAAAATGGAATGCTGATCCTGATGTCCCTGACAATGATGGCAGAAGTCCTCTTCACTGGTCtgtactttctcctttttttttacaTGTGTGCCCTTCTAAATATGCTTTGAAACATGACTACATGGTAGCCCTATTGACGTGTCAATGTTCTTAACATTTGTAGGGCTGCTTATAAGGGATTTGCAGACTCCATACGCCTCCTTTTGTTTTTGGGTGCTTATAGGGGGCGGCAAGATAAAGAAGGCATGTATTCACTTTTTTACAAGCCTTCCTACCACCTTAAGATGAATCAGAAAGCATGAATTCTCCTTACTATTGGTTTCTTTGGGAGCTTGGTATTCATTCCGTACATAAATACTTTCCATAGGTTGTACTCCTTTACATTGGGCTGCTATTCGGGGGAATATGGAGTCATGCACTGTGTTAGTTCAGGTTGGTAAGAAGGAGGACCTTATGGTGCAAGACAATACTGGGTTAACTCCGGCCCAACTTGCTGCTGATAAGAGTCACCGGCAAGTTGCATTTTACCTTGTGAGTATTATGAATTTTAAATCGTTTTTTGTTAACATACTTGAGTAACTTTCTAGCATCTCAAGAGTCATTCTATCTCTATGGGTAATCAAATAGGTTTGTTGATTAAACTGCATGAAACACATAACTGATGGCTGCACTTTGGCCTATTGCCAGTCTAGATTACAGACTTACAGTGGGTCATTAGTACCCTCAATGTAAGATTTCTTCTGGTACAGCAGGCAAATGCTGAAGATCGACTTGATGGTTTGTTTGGTTTTATGCAGGGGAATGCTAGAAAAGTGCATGAAAGAGGATGTGGTGGGAACAATTATTTTGGGAAACTATCAAAATTAGGACTCGCCCCTGTGCTTTGGTGTATTATCATTGGCTTAATTGTTGCATATATACATTCAGTTATCGCAGGTATATTACTATTTTGACTCTCTTGAGACTCCTTAATTATCCAGTACTACATGACAATGATTATTTCCTTCTATGCAGGACAATACAACTCGAATATGACATTACTATTTGGTTTCTTTTCATGGTTGGGAGTTTTCCTTGCAATTGCTGGACTAGTTATGTTTTATAGATGTAGCAGGTAAACATTTGGTCAGGGTTTCTTATGTATTATTCTTACATATATTACATAGTAACCTTTTGTCGGGTCATGAGGTTTGGGAGAATAAGCATTCGTATCTTCTGTTTTGGTACCGTATGGAATTTTGATCTTTTTTTTAGTGGAAAAGTAATTTTGATCATTTGAAATTCGTTTGGAATGTGTATGACCATACTTGTTATGCAGGAAAGATCCTGGTTACATCAACAAGAATATAAGAGACTCGCAAACTCAAAGAGATGATGTAAGCATGAAAGATTTGGGTAGCCACTGTGGCATCCTATCGATATGTTGATTTCCTATTTATTAGATCGTTACCTTGAAAACTTGAAATATTATGCCATAGTACAAAATGTGCAATGTTAATCTCGTGTGTTTGATCCCTCCAGGAACCTTTGTTGAAGAGGGGTCTAGATAACCCAGAACTTCTGGCTGGCAATTGGTCTCAACTATGTATTACTTGCAAAGTAAGTTATTTCCCTTTTCATTGTGTAATCACCAATCAGCAATCGAGTCGTTTTTCCTTTTTATCTTCAGCCTcaaataattattatttttgttATTTCAATAGATTGTGAGGCCCATACGCTCAAAACACTGCTCTACATGTGATCGCTGTGTTGAGCAATTTGATCATCACTGCCCTTGGGTTTCAAATTGCATCGGAAAGGTACTTATTCAGTGTTTTTGTATGTGGAACTTCATTATTTTTGTAATCaaatactacctccattctggCTGACTTCCTAGAAGGCATGAAATCAGACTTTTCTAACTTGATTGTTAACATATAAAAAATATTTAGTTTGGTAAGGGAAAAATAGCATCATTAGACTTGTCATGAAAAATACTTTTTATTGTACCCTTTTTTGGTATGTTCTAGATATATGCCTACAAAAACTAATGGTTAAAGATGCATATTGGAGACCGTGTCAATGTCTAAAAACGCCATCAATTTACAAGCGGAGGGTGTATATTAATAATTTTGGATTAAAAAGTTGCATGTTTCAGCCCAGCATTGATAACTGAACTTGGTGTACACACCCAAGCTGAGGCCAAGGAGCAAGAAAAGACTGTTCTGCGCCTAGTTGATGAATTGCAATTTCTTTTGTTcactttttattatttattatatataAACTTGCGGCATCGTTCAGTCTAAGCAACAATTGGTTTCAATTGCAGAAGAACAAATGGGAGTTCTTTATGTTTCTTATCCTAGAAGTTTCTGCGATGATCATTACTGCTGCAACGGCTGTCATAAGTATGCATAcatcttcttttcttttgcctGTACAATTTGTCGCATGGAAAATATCCTAATCTTTTATCATTTTTATTGCTGCAGGAGTCGCAGGTGATCCAGGCTCTCCAGCATCGTTTGGTGGATGGCTTAACTATTCAGCTACGAACCATCCTTGGGTGGTGTCTTTTGTTATAATGGATCTCTTCCTTTTCTTCGGCGTTATAACTCTAACAGTAGTTCAAGCATCACAGGTAAGAACTATCTCTGCGTTTACCTTTTCATCATCTATCAGTAGTTCATTCCACCCTTTGAGGTCTGTGCCCCAGATCGAATCCATGCCTAATACGTAGAACCAAATCTCCTGCTTTTTTGTTCTGGTTGTGAAATCTGCAAGGGTCCATCAGGTAAGGACATGTCTCCTGTCATGGGCAACCAACTGAGATCATCTAGAGCCTAGACTCCATCTAGGATCTAGCAATTCCTTTTTGTATCTTTTTGTCACCGGCACAGTGTTGAAGCAGTTTCTAAACCACATGTCGCATTCTTTGATGACATCTATATGCCATTACATTGTTTTACCCATTCCAGTTCTGCTATGTTTCTACTATCCTTCTGGTGCCAAGTGTCAGCTATACTTTGTCTGCATTTCCTCTAGTCCAGTACTGATATGGACACGGCTTTATTCCGCTTATCCACATGCTTGTGTCGATATATAACTGTAAAGATAATAGCTTCTGcagatgacatgattcatcatatTTTCCATTGCTTATGTATTCCTTCTTTCGTACTTGAAATGGTTGGCTTCTTCTTGTGTCTGTAAAGATATGCAAATACGTGCTTGTATATAGCTTGTGTTCAAGCCACTCTTCTGCACGGTATCGATCATTTCTAAATTCCTGCCTTGCAGATATCCGGGAATATAACAACAAATGAGATGGCAAATGCCATGAGGTACAGTTATCTCAGAGGCCCGGGTGGTCGGTTCAGAAATCCATTTGATCACGGGGTGAGGAAGAATTGTTCTGACTTCTTCCTGAAGGGGTACAATGAGGATATTGAGAAGGTAGAACAGACGTCACATCCTGACGAGGAAATGGCAATTATGCACATGACAAGAAGTGCAGTCTCGCAGAACGGTGAGAGTGTGCCACTTCATGCTAATGGTGCTGACCATGTTTGTGCTGACTCACAAACCAACTCAAAATCGCATCGCCAAGTTAGTTCGTCTAAATGTTGTGATCACAGTAAGAAGACTGACAAAACCCCTTTGGGCCTAGGGTTGGGCCTTGGACGAAACAATCCCTCTAGCCGTTATGCACGGAATCTTCTCCCCTTGTGACTCATTTGGAGAATGGCCCCTTGTTCCCTTGCGATTCATTTGGAGAAGGCAAGTGTTCTCTTATTTTAGTTGTATGTGTTCGTTACACCACGACAGTTGGCTGGCTATTTCTTCATATTGCTATCGCTTCTTTCTGGCTGCACTGATATCGTCAAGGTTGATGACTAGATGCAGAGCCACAGATTCAGTGAGTATTGAGATGGCAAGAGCACAAAAGGAGATCGAAGTTGTATGAGAGCTCCAAGCGGCAGAAAAATTCTGAAGGCATAATATTCTTTTGCGTGCAAAAAATGCACCAGTGTACATTATGTTTGACATTTTGTATGTACATGAAGGGTTGATAGTTCAGATGCTGTCCTATTTCGGAAAATACAGTTGTACATTGGAAGAGCTGTAAATTACGAAGTAACCTAATGCTGGAACGTgatttttcctgtttctttttcgTTTTCAGTGTTGCTCTAATGAGCGAAGTGTCGGCTTCATTACCACTTTTTATGTAACCATGGAACGAATTTGTGTGAGTGCCAGTGTTACATATGAGACGGTGTGGTCTCTAATCGCCTTTTCCAGCTCTCTGGAGATGAAATATACTAAAATGAACCTTGATATGGCGAAGGAGTTTGCTGCCCTTTGAGTATAGTGCGCAAGCGTTTTTTTCTTTCAAACAAACCATTAATACCATTGCGATTCTTCAGCACCCCATGCGGAACTTTATTACATATTTTGGCCAATGCTTGGTGATGATCTGATTGAGGAAGTTTTGCAGGCGGTAAAAAATTGCAAGATTCTGGACGGATGGAATAATACTTCAATTGTGATGATACCTAAGGTAAACTCTCTGGAGAAGGTTACTCAGTTTAGGCCAATCAATTTATGCAGTGTGGTACGTAAAGTAATATCAAAGATGTTAGCCTCTCGACTTAAACGTTTTTCTTCCTCAGagtccaacacaaagtgcttttgTGCCTTGCTGTATAATCATGGATAATGTGTTGGTTGCCTATGAGCGTTTTCAcacaataaaaaataaaagagatgGAAATTgctagtgcatctagtgcccccttagtggttttggagtattgaagacaaaaagggactaatatgtttgtgagtgtacacgggaattacaatccttgaagatttggtTTGACTGACAAAAGGCGACCCCTAAAAATGCATTGTTTCAAGTGAAGAAATTTGGTGCGCCCTTTGAAGAAATTGAAGTGAAGAATTGAAAGCTTGAAGACTTTGTTTCtgtagtttctttctttttattttgagtcatagaaaacaccgtaccgttaaagggggtctaggtgatACATACACATATTTCCTAAGTGATGCTCAAAACCTACAACTACCTATTTCTTCGAGTTGAAGACTTTGGAAATCTCTTGCagtgcagtcaagttcatcaacgacagagacgaagttcttctggtcgttgAAGAAATTGTCTAACCGAGGAGTTAGGATTTCGCCAGTGCGATTCTCCTGTTGTGAGGAAATTGAATGCCTGatgaatttgagagttcaaattttcgaccgttgttgtgctaacGTCAGTTGTTGAGTGAATCCGTATCCTCCCAATGGTCATGTCCAAAGGGGCATTTATGACAATTCATGTCGGGTTGCCcctagctataaatagccgcccccgcAACCATtcgttggttggctgctccaagagagagattgacacttgtcatttgagagcaaccgtCCTCCGACGATTTTGTGAAAACGCAAGTGAGGAAAAACCTAaccagagccaaagtgattgagcatcactgaagagattgatctgtgtGATTCGACGTCTGTTACCTTCGAAGACTGTCATTCTTCCAcgcggttaggcgtcatgttctgagcatccaagagttaatgtggattgctagtgaacaagtctgtgaaggttttggaagtcgatcttgaagacgtacgacgagtgattgggcgaggtctatagtgaccttagctcaaggagaatacagtgaagACTAAGTGTCTTCTGGGTTTAATCTCAAGCgtctccaaccagatgtacagttgatACAACAATTGGAACTGATCTACCAAATCATCGTGTCATCACCAAGCTAACCTGGTTCCGAATTTCTCAACCCTTTACTTTCAGTATTTCCGTTGCCGAAGAATTTGTGATCTACATTCTGAAGAATTTGAACTGGAGACTTTTATCATGATGCCTTTCATTTCTTCAGTTCATCTTGTGTATGCCTGAATGTTTGTATGCTTGCATGTTCTCCATCCGCATCTATCTTGTATGCATGTTTTACTTCTCTGTGATGATTTAGTTTCGCCTTtgtttctatttcttcactctgatcttcgtcaaattcatcagagtttgacgaatttctataaatctcccattcaccccccggGAGATAACCTACACTTTAGAAATGTTGCGTTGTGTGCGGTGAAGTTGGACATGCATAAGGCTTATGACCGTGTCGAGTGGACTTTTCTGAAAGAAATCATGTTAAAGTTGAGGTTCCAGGTAAATTTGGTAAACTTGATGATGCAATGTGCAACATGGTGGAATATTCTATTCACTTTAATTCATTGGAAACAGAGAGTTTAAACCCACTAGAGGTTTGATGCAAGGAGACCCtctctcaccatattttttccttTTATGTACGAAGGGATTAAATgccttgcttgctcatgaagaggaATCTGGAAACTTACAAGGGGTAAAGGTGTGTAGAGATGCACCTTGTATCTCTAACCTACTATTTGTAGATGGTTCTTTAATTCTTATGAAGGAAAATATGGAGAATGCACAAGCCTGAAGAGAGTTCTGGATTCATATTGTGCAGCTTCGGGTCAAATGGTGAGTATGATAAATCAAGCATTTTTTAGCCTCGGGCTTAGATTTGTTTGTTATTGAATATCATGACAGAAGCACTCAATGACAAGTATTTGGGGTTGTCATCAAAATTAGGGATGTATAAAATAGACTGCTTCCAGTTTCTGGTGGACCGTATGATGCAGAAAGTAAATGGACGGAAGGAAAGATAATTATCCTTGGGAGGTAAAGAGGTTCTTCTCAAATCAGTTGCACACGCTATACCATCATATGCAATGCCGGTCTTTAAAACTGCTAAATAGATTTTTAAAGGAATATCTGACTTGATGTTGTACTACGGGCGGGGGGAGAGTGACAACCAAAAGAGAATGCATTGGATGGCCTAGTGGAAATTGTGTGTGCCAAAAAGTAAGGGAGTAATGAGTTTTAGAGAAATCCACTGTTTTATTTTAGCCCTCCTAGCTAAGAAAGTGTGGAGGATAAGTGACAATCCAGATTCCTTGTGCGCTACTATTCTTAAAGCAAAATACTTCCTTGGTGGAGATTTGCTTAATGCCAAGTTAAAGAAATGTTCTTCTTTGGCAAAGCATCATGGCTATGGTGAATACTCTTAAACATGTGGAAAGCATTTGGAGAGTGGGTGATGGACAAAAAATCAACATGTGGAATGCTCCATGGATTCCTGGGTCTAACAATATAAAGGTTATTGCTCCACATGGACATCAAAGTACAAGGCCTTATTGATCAAAGTACTAATAAGTGGGATGAGGAGTTGGTGAGACAAATTTTTGGCAAGTTGACGCTCATCGAATTTTATCAACACTGCTCCCAAATTATGAGATAGAGGATTTTGTTGCATGGTGAAAACAAAAGTGCTCccagggtgattttggtaattaatgtcaacatatcttttgttggactaatagttttatctagtatatttcagacaagttcaacagtggagtggcaaggataagaggatgtggaaccccctcaaaatgataaggacaaagattggcaaaagctcaagactcttcatttctatttaagtgatccaagatcacattgagtccataggaaagcaatactattaaaaggggatgaggtgttgcttaatgatctacttgctcaagtgcttagtgatattgctccaaaaacctcaaccactttctctatccaaatatgtccaaaccctaattccaaactcGGCCCGGCCAATTCTTTCTACCCGGAGGCATCGAGTCCATTTGACATAGCCGCTGCCAGAAACCCGAatgattcggtcacaccgatacggatctcggtctcatcgagatggcccTGCCAACTCTCTGTTACTTGTTGCAATtatttcagtcccaccgagacttgcaatcggtctcaccgagatggcttgccaactctctgttgccttattgcttcacttaggtctcaccgagttgatgcaatcgatgCCACCGAGACgaggtttgccctaagccctagcacatcggtaccaccgagttgttccagtcggtcccaccgagatacccaacgttcacatttttgaacagatcggtgccaccgagtttaactaatcggtgccaccgagatgagtcaaatgCGTGTAACGGTTGTattttgtatggaggctatatatacccctccacccccttctccatttgtgagagagccatcaaaacgtgcctacacttccaccattaattttctgagagagaaccacctactcatgtgttgagattaagagattccattcctaccattcgaaccttgatttctagccatccccaagttgctttccactcaaatgcctcttccaccatagccaaatctgagagagagagagagagagagttgagtgttggggagactaccatttgaagaacaagagcaaggagttcatcatcaacacaccgtctattaccttttggagagtggcatctcctagattggttaggtgtcgcttgggagccactgtcgtgatgtggagttgaaccaagaagtttgtaagggcaaggagatcgcctacttcgtgaagatctacccgagtgaggcaagtccttcatggaagATGGCtaaggtgggatagacaaggttgcttcttcgtgggtggagccctccgtggactcgcacaaccgttacccttcatggttGAAGTCTCaatcaacatggacgtacgatagcaccacctatcggaaccatgccaaaaatctcagtgtctc encodes the following:
- the LOC123144024 gene encoding protein S-acyltransferase 24 isoform X2, which produces MASEIEVLEDTTAAAAGGAAAAGEAEAAEEESLKDDVCTGAAYGDLEKLHRLVELEGRSVTEPDGLGYHALQWAALNNRVAAAQYILEHGADVNAIDHTGQTALHWSAVRGHIQVAELLLKEGAKVDAADLYGYQTTHVAAQYGQTAFLYHIISKWNADPDVPDNDGRSPLHWAAYKGFADSIRLLLFLGAYRGRQDKEGCTPLHWAAIRGNMESCTVLVQVGKKEDLMVQDNTGLTPAQLAADKSHRQVAFYLGNARKVHERGCGGNNYFGKLSKLGLAPVLWCIIIGLIVAYIHSVIAGQYNSNMTLLFGFFSWLGVFLAIAGLVMFYRCSRKDPGYINKNIRDSQTQRDDEPLLKRGLDNPELLAGNWSQLCITCKIVRPIRSKHCSTCDRCVEQFDHHCPWVSNCIGKKNKWEFFMFLILEVSAMIITAATAVIRVAGDPGSPASFGGWLNYSATNHPWVVSFVIMDLFLFFGVITLTVVQASQISGNITTNEMANAMRYSYLRGPGGRFRNPFDHGVRKNCSDFFLKGYNEDIEKVEQTSHPDEEMAIMHMTRSAVSQNGLGLGRNNPSSRYARNLLPL
- the LOC123144024 gene encoding protein S-acyltransferase 24 isoform X1 — protein: MASEIEVLEDTTAAAAGGAAAAGEAEAAEEESLKDDVCTGAAYGDLEKLHRLVELEGRSVTEPDGLGYHALQWAALNNRVAAAQYILEHGADVNAIDHTGQTALHWSAVRGHIQVAELLLKEGAKVDAADLYGYQTTHVAAQYGQTAFLYHIISKWNADPDVPDNDGRSPLHWAAYKGFADSIRLLLFLGAYRGRQDKEGCTPLHWAAIRGNMESCTVLVQVGKKEDLMVQDNTGLTPAQLAADKSHRQVAFYLGNARKVHERGCGGNNYFGKLSKLGLAPVLWCIIIGLIVAYIHSVIAGQYNSNMTLLFGFFSWLGVFLAIAGLVMFYRCSRKDPGYINKNIRDSQTQRDDEPLLKRGLDNPELLAGNWSQLCITCKIVRPIRSKHCSTCDRCVEQFDHHCPWVSNCIGKKNKWEFFMFLILEVSAMIITAATAVIRVAGDPGSPASFGGWLNYSATNHPWVVSFVIMDLFLFFGVITLTVVQASQISGNITTNEMANAMRYSYLRGPGGRFRNPFDHGVRKNCSDFFLKGYNEDIEKVEQTSHPDEEMAIMHMTRSAVSQNGESVPLHANGADHVCADSQTNSKSHRQVSSSKCCDHSKKTDKTPLGLGLGLGRNNPSSRYARNLLPL